In Paracoccus sp. TOH, a single window of DNA contains:
- a CDS encoding tyrosine-type recombinase/integrase, whose amino-acid sequence MEWKNVRGVDTPRHRITWTENGKRRERVVTLDWKGDLAELDRLYWLCERGQHPRQKPPAPATSWRALVIAWRSDPRVQNRLSDGTKRSYRRTMDALLEKNADKDVRQTTRAHVRALHDKLSATPRKADHHLQVIRLLWNYAKNKLDWPLGENPAEGLELYGTTREFLPWPEWLVGKLAEAPHDVRVACELILGTGQRPNAAIMMRYDDFSGEWMWVWDEKGKDRFEVYCPPRLRAFVASLRKQGTHLVAKNLTEGKGYDSVEKAFRTWRKTLGDAAQEYTLHGLRKLACIELAEGGAGDAEIQAVTGQSAKTVAYYRRLADKKKLSRSAQTKRERNKNET is encoded by the coding sequence TTGGAATGGAAGAACGTGCGGGGCGTTGATACGCCCCGCCATCGCATTACGTGGACCGAGAACGGCAAACGCCGGGAGCGTGTCGTTACTCTGGACTGGAAAGGTGATCTGGCCGAGCTGGACCGTCTGTATTGGCTGTGCGAGCGCGGGCAGCATCCCCGGCAGAAGCCCCCGGCACCGGCCACCAGCTGGCGAGCGCTGGTCATTGCATGGCGTTCCGACCCTAGGGTGCAGAATCGTCTAAGCGATGGCACGAAGCGCAGCTATCGCCGCACGATGGATGCGCTGCTAGAGAAGAACGCCGACAAGGATGTTCGCCAGACCACCCGCGCGCATGTCCGTGCGCTCCACGACAAGTTGTCGGCCACACCTCGGAAGGCCGATCATCATTTGCAGGTCATTCGCCTGCTGTGGAACTATGCCAAGAACAAGCTCGACTGGCCGCTGGGAGAAAACCCCGCAGAAGGGCTGGAGCTTTACGGCACCACCCGAGAATTCCTGCCCTGGCCTGAATGGCTGGTCGGGAAGCTGGCCGAGGCGCCCCATGACGTGCGGGTGGCCTGTGAACTGATCCTTGGCACCGGCCAGCGCCCCAACGCTGCCATCATGATGCGCTACGACGATTTCTCGGGCGAATGGATGTGGGTTTGGGACGAGAAGGGCAAGGATCGGTTCGAGGTGTATTGCCCGCCCCGGCTACGGGCTTTCGTGGCCTCTCTGCGCAAGCAGGGCACCCATCTGGTGGCGAAGAACCTGACCGAGGGGAAGGGTTACGATTCTGTTGAGAAGGCATTCAGGACCTGGCGCAAGACGCTGGGCGATGCGGCGCAGGAATACACCCTGCACGGCCTGCGCAAGCTCGCCTGCATCGAGTTGGCCGAAGGCGGTGCTGGCGATGCGGAGATCCAAGCGGTGACGGGACAGTCGGCCAAGACGGTCGCCTACTACCGAAGGCTCGCTGACAAGAAGAAGCTGTCCCGCAGCGCGCAGACCAAGCGCGAACGAAACAAAAACGAAACATGA